In Dehalococcoidales bacterium, the genomic window CTCATGCTGATGGTGTAGTAACAGTTACGGTAGATGACACCCTGTATCTGGCGGAAGGGATGATTGTGGATATTGTGAAGGTGGCGGACGGGGCAGTACGTCATGCCGATACTACTGCGGTAGAAATTACCGCCGTCCTTTCCGACACACAATTCACTTATGCCGGAACTGAAAATGTTCCCCAAAATACCGACCTTGTGGTTGTTGCCGGTTCGTACGGCAAGGAGATGACCGGCCTGGACGCGGTGATCGCCGAGAACACCTCTTTGTACGGGATCGACCGCAGCGAAGCCAAGTACAAGTGGCTGAACGGTCGCTTGAAGAGCGTCAACGGTGAGATCTCGGATGTGGAGATCCAGTACGCCATTGACGAAGTGGAAAGAACCACCGGATCTAAGATCAACTTCCTCATGGCTTCGTACGGGGTAAGAAGGGCGTACCAAAACCTGTTGCAAGCGATGAAGCAGTTCCCCAATACTCTGGAGTTAAAGGGCGGGTTTAAAACCATGACCTACTCCGGCGGGGATCAGCCGATTCCGTTTGTGGCGGATAAGTACGTCAAGTCCGGGCGGTTATATTGCCTGGACTTGAATGACTGGAAAATGTACGAAATGTCTGACTGGAAGTTCTTAGATCGCGAGGGTTCTGTCCTTGTCCGCGTAGCCAATAAGGCCATGTGGGAAGGGACGCTTTTTAAATTCTGCGACCTGGGATGTCAAAGGCCGCGTGGGCAATTCCTGTTGTATGGTATCACCGAGCACTAAAAAGGGGGGGCTTTAAGCCCCCCTTTCCGATCAGGTCTATAAGGGACGGGCATACAGGAGGCTTAAAAAGTCTATGGCGGTAGCTACGACTTTAAAACAAAGAACTCATTTGGGGAACGCGAGAATGAACGTGGCGGACATTGCTCTTGCGGCGGAAGAGTATCTCACGGGCGGTATTGTGATAACTGCGGCAAAATTGGGTCTGGTCGGGATATATTCGGTAATGCCTGTTCCCGCCGCCGGGTATATCTTTGAGTTCGATCATGACAACTTGAAACTTAAAGCCTATACGCCCCTAAAAGCGCATGCCGCGCACGACCATGCTAACAGCCTGAGTATGGTAGCGACAAATTCCCGCTTGTCGCACAGCGGGGCCGACATCCTGGGT contains:
- a CDS encoding phage major capsid protein; this encodes MADLTIAAVSEALKLNYLASFRYQLNDEASRFLAEVERDSEHVVGKEIVMALRYGRSGGIGNRNDDGTLPTPNARKTKQAKWETKNIFARFRISEKVIAASSNNLGAFANLLEQEIEDIQTDAKLNLSRQVLGDGTGVLATASAAAHADGVVTVTVDDTLYLAEGMIVDIVKVADGAVRHADTTAVEITAVLSDTQFTYAGTENVPQNTDLVVVAGSYGKEMTGLDAVIAENTSLYGIDRSEAKYKWLNGRLKSVNGEISDVEIQYAIDEVERTTGSKINFLMASYGVRRAYQNLLQAMKQFPNTLELKGGFKTMTYSGGDQPIPFVADKYVKSGRLYCLDLNDWKMYEMSDWKFLDREGSVLVRVANKAMWEGTLFKFCDLGCQRPRGQFLLYGITEH